In one window of Chryseobacterium viscerum DNA:
- the pyrF gene encoding orotidine-5'-phosphate decarboxylase translates to MESKKEFFLECYKLGIIKFGRFTLKSGIESPFYVDLRPLASDPKILKNLANYLLEMLPLDNFDLICGVPYAALPMATAMSLESYIPLIIKRKEAKSYGTKKLIEGIYQKGQNCLLVEDVITSGKSLLETIPEIEQEDLKVSDIVVVLDREQGGKQLLESKGYRVHTLFNISEVCNILQETGELSDEEVKRIQDFLQGNHIQFEEETRSSYEQKLQTTQHSVSKKLLETALAKKSNLIASADVITTQELLELAEKVGPHIIALKTHIDIISDFDYEKTITPLKAIAAKHQFLLMEDRKFADIGNTQELQFTSGVFKITNWADFVTSQVIGGFESLDCFHNVGVVAIVGMSSKGALTSASYREEALKVALSHPNVIGGVSQNKIPEDLLLFTPGVNLADSGDGKGQQYNTPEHVFKTLHTDFIIVGRGIYKSDNPEASAITYKTEGWNAYINSLEKKAIQG, encoded by the coding sequence ATGGAAAGTAAAAAAGAATTCTTCTTAGAGTGCTACAAACTAGGCATCATCAAATTTGGTAGGTTTACCTTAAAAAGTGGTATTGAAAGTCCTTTTTATGTAGACTTAAGACCTTTGGCTTCAGATCCTAAAATTTTGAAAAATCTTGCTAATTATTTACTGGAAATGCTTCCATTGGATAATTTTGATTTAATCTGTGGAGTTCCTTATGCTGCTCTTCCTATGGCGACTGCAATGTCTCTGGAAAGCTACATTCCATTAATTATTAAAAGAAAAGAGGCTAAAAGCTATGGTACAAAAAAACTGATTGAAGGAATTTATCAGAAAGGACAAAACTGTCTTTTGGTAGAAGATGTAATCACATCAGGAAAATCTTTGTTAGAAACTATTCCCGAAATAGAACAGGAAGATCTTAAAGTTTCTGATATTGTAGTGGTATTGGACAGAGAGCAAGGTGGAAAACAACTATTGGAAAGCAAAGGATATAGAGTACACACTCTTTTCAATATTTCAGAAGTATGTAATATTCTTCAGGAAACTGGTGAATTGTCTGATGAAGAAGTAAAAAGAATTCAGGACTTCCTTCAGGGGAATCATATTCAGTTTGAAGAGGAAACCAGATCTTCTTATGAGCAGAAGCTTCAGACTACACAACATTCCGTTTCAAAAAAATTACTGGAAACAGCTTTAGCAAAAAAATCTAACCTTATTGCTTCTGCAGATGTTATCACTACACAGGAGTTATTGGAGCTTGCTGAAAAAGTGGGACCTCACATCATTGCTTTAAAAACACATATTGATATTATTTCTGATTTCGATTACGAAAAAACAATCACTCCTTTAAAAGCCATCGCTGCAAAACATCAGTTTTTATTGATGGAGGACAGAAAATTTGCTGACATTGGGAACACGCAGGAGCTTCAGTTCACGAGTGGAGTTTTCAAAATTACCAATTGGGCAGATTTCGTAACATCTCAGGTTATCGGAGGTTTTGAATCATTAGACTGCTTTCATAATGTAGGAGTGGTAGCTATTGTAGGAATGTCTTCTAAAGGAGCTCTGACTTCTGCAAGCTATCGTGAAGAAGCTTTAAAAGTAGCTTTATCTCATCCCAATGTAATAGGTGGTGTATCTCAGAACAAAATTCCGGAAGATCTTTTATTATTTACTCCAGGGGTAAATCTTGCAGATTCAGGAGATGGTAAAGGGCAGCAGTACAATACACCGGAACATGTTTTCAAAACGCTGCATACAGATTTTATCATTGTAGGAAGAGGAATCTACAAATCTGATAATCCTGAAGCATCTGCGATTACTTATAAGACAGAGGGTTGGAACGCGTATATTAATTCTTTGGAAAAAAAAGCAATTCAGGGTTAA
- a CDS encoding YkvA family protein, with product MKYSKLNLAKEAISHKGFIKKIPDIFRMVKMWRKGVYPMRSIDIILPLLGILYVLSPIDLLPEFVIPVLGVMDDLAVLSLTIPKLIKEVDKFLLWEAEQKYSGAQVIDAEIVK from the coding sequence ATGAAATATTCAAAATTAAATCTTGCAAAAGAAGCCATCAGTCACAAGGGCTTTATAAAAAAGATCCCTGATATTTTCAGAATGGTCAAAATGTGGAGAAAAGGAGTCTATCCGATGAGATCCATAGACATTATTCTTCCTTTACTGGGAATTTTATATGTACTCTCTCCTATTGACCTGCTTCCTGAATTTGTGATACCAGTACTTGGAGTCATGGATGACCTGGCAGTATTGTCACTTACCATTCCTAAGCTCATCAAAGAGGTTGACAAGTTTTTATTATGGGAAGCTGAACAAAAATACAGCGGCGCTCAAGTGATTGATGCTGAAATCGTAAAATAA
- a CDS encoding TlpA family protein disulfide reductase, giving the protein MKKSIIYLVIIAIIGVIAFVPGIRNFLKDTFFPVATIENAVHISEEDYDIELKGINAPSTNLKNFKDKGIFLNFWGTWCPPCRKEWPSIQKLYDTRKDHVDFVLIAMNDKEEDVRKFLKENNYTVPVYIAQSPISEKILPKVFPTTFLLDKHGRILIKEDATKDWNTETVHQFIDNIIK; this is encoded by the coding sequence ATGAAAAAAAGCATCATTTATCTTGTAATCATTGCCATCATTGGTGTTATTGCGTTTGTACCGGGAATAAGAAACTTCCTGAAGGATACGTTCTTTCCCGTTGCAACCATTGAAAATGCCGTACATATCAGTGAAGAGGATTACGATATAGAACTTAAAGGAATCAATGCGCCAAGCACCAATCTTAAAAATTTTAAGGACAAAGGTATTTTCCTGAACTTCTGGGGAACCTGGTGCCCACCTTGCAGAAAAGAATGGCCTTCTATTCAGAAACTGTATGATACTAGAAAAGATCATGTAGATTTTGTATTGATTGCTATGAATGACAAAGAAGAAGATGTAAGAAAGTTTTTGAAAGAAAACAACTACACTGTTCCTGTTTATATTGCTCAAAGCCCTATTTCTGAGAAAATTCTTCCCAAGGTATTCCCCACCACTTTCCTACTGGATAAGCACGGAAGAATCCTTATTAAAGAGGACGCTACAAAAGACTGGAACACAGAGACTGTGCATCAGTTCATTGACAATATTATCAAATAA
- a CDS encoding thioredoxin family protein, translated as MKNYWDKGISFEEYLQIAKERLENPANQQEAEYKQYYELGLQRMDRTVKKYVPDEDQLKELATKNFDGKILIISEAWCGDASATVPAVFRFFEGHNEVKVFLRDSDKSLINQFLTNGTESIPKVLILDKDLNVKNSWGPRPKYGYELLMKYKADPETYPKDMFYNDLQIYYAKNRGKDAVQEILDLL; from the coding sequence ATGAAAAATTACTGGGATAAAGGAATTTCTTTTGAGGAATACCTTCAGATTGCAAAAGAAAGATTAGAGAATCCTGCCAACCAACAGGAAGCTGAATATAAACAATATTATGAGCTGGGTCTTCAGAGAATGGACCGAACGGTAAAAAAATACGTCCCGGATGAAGATCAGCTGAAAGAACTAGCCACAAAAAACTTTGACGGAAAGATTTTAATCATTTCTGAAGCATGGTGCGGAGATGCAAGCGCAACAGTTCCGGCTGTCTTCAGATTTTTTGAAGGACACAATGAAGTAAAAGTTTTTCTTAGAGACAGTGATAAGAGCTTAATCAACCAGTTTCTGACTAATGGTACAGAATCTATTCCTAAGGTACTTATTCTTGACAAAGACCTGAATGTAAAAAATTCATGGGGCCCACGTCCGAAATATGGATATGAGCTGTTGATGAAATATAAAGCTGATCCTGAAACGTATCCAAAAGATATGTTCTACAATGATCTGCAGATATATTATGCTAAGAACAGAGGAAAAGATGCTGTTCAGGAAATTTTAGATCTTCTATAA
- the aroC gene encoding chorismate synthase — MFNTLGNLLSLTTFGESHGVAYGGIINNFPAGLTVDLDKVQYELNRRKPGQSAIVTQRKESDTVKFLSGIFDGKTTGTPIGFIIENENQKSKDYDHIAGAYRPSHADFTYDQKFGFRDHRGGGKSSARETMNWVVAGALAKQLLPNIEINAYVSSVGDIFCEKPYQALDFSQTESNDVRCPDAETAEKMISRIKEIKKEGNTIGGTITCVIKNVPVGIGEPIFSKLQAELAKAMLNINACKGFEYGSGFCGAKMTGKEHNDAFNTDFTTKSNLSGGIQGGISNGMDIYFRVAFKPVATILRPQDSIDKDGNPVIVEGKGRHDPCVVPRAVPVVESLAAFVLADLFLINKTRNINNF; from the coding sequence ATGTTCAACACATTAGGTAATCTTCTTAGTCTTACAACATTTGGAGAAAGTCACGGAGTGGCTTATGGCGGTATCATCAATAATTTTCCGGCAGGTTTAACGGTAGATCTCGATAAGGTTCAATACGAACTGAACCGAAGAAAACCTGGCCAGTCAGCAATTGTTACTCAAAGAAAAGAAAGTGACACAGTAAAGTTTCTTTCAGGAATCTTTGATGGAAAAACAACAGGTACCCCAATTGGTTTTATCATTGAAAACGAAAATCAGAAATCGAAAGATTATGATCATATTGCAGGGGCCTATCGTCCAAGTCATGCGGATTTTACTTATGATCAGAAATTTGGTTTCAGGGATCATCGCGGCGGCGGAAAATCTTCAGCAAGAGAAACTATGAACTGGGTAGTTGCTGGTGCACTTGCCAAGCAGCTTTTACCAAACATTGAGATCAATGCTTACGTTTCTTCCGTGGGTGATATTTTCTGTGAAAAACCGTACCAGGCATTAGATTTTTCCCAAACAGAAAGCAATGATGTCCGTTGTCCTGATGCTGAAACTGCTGAAAAGATGATTTCAAGAATCAAGGAGATCAAAAAAGAAGGTAACACTATTGGAGGAACCATCACCTGTGTGATTAAAAATGTTCCCGTAGGAATTGGTGAACCTATATTTTCAAAACTTCAGGCTGAACTGGCAAAAGCAATGCTGAACATCAATGCCTGCAAAGGATTTGAATATGGAAGCGGCTTCTGCGGTGCCAAAATGACGGGAAAAGAGCACAATGATGCTTTCAATACAGACTTCACTACAAAATCGAACCTTTCAGGAGGTATCCAGGGTGGAATTTCCAACGGAATGGATATCTATTTCCGGGTAGCATTCAAACCTGTAGCCACTATTCTAAGACCTCAGGACAGCATTGATAAAGACGGAAATCCTGTAATCGTAGAAGGAAAAGGACGTCACGATCCTTGTGTAGTTCCAAGAGCGGTTCCTGTAGTGGAAAGCCTTGCTGCATTTGTATTGGCAGACCTGTTTCTGATCAACAAAACAAGAAATATCAATAATTTTTAA
- a CDS encoding LIC_10190 family membrane protein: protein MLLILFSSIFIIPVLMGWGKIIENVSGILFQGISGKILSGILGISLVWTVLSFFYPLNIYVETASILLGLLFFFKNRLYQEFYQFSRKDFALLSAGSLIIIFAGSFYPYILDHFGYYIPTLKWLTEYGLVKGISNVDLTLGQMSVWHIFQAGFSNFSDPFLRINVVLLIIYTIYIIERKNWIHLCFLPVLLLFSQSPSPDLPVIIFSLIILNEMIAGNRNTTLLFAFSVFVFAIKPTMIWLPILVFSSSVFIFKNNFKPLLLGILILFLFFIKNIWTFGFPIFPIAIGDLDVFWKPNPEVLKTSSQFAVMKTYDMQYTYEEIQKFSLADHIKNWFFLEGIKSKINILFILSLIIFSVFAWIKKKKLITLICISLLIKSISILAFSAQYRFFIDVFFVIFFVLFQEYFNRKKSIIVFSVLSLFFISMLFFPALIQKYIPSFRVGSFMTSFQKEQLYKPSTYEYHQFNTFKIGNLKFNVSRNYPYSFDTPLPAVTPFYIFDDVKAGIFPQLLDKNDLKKGFIWKKMTSEEKKEAQKVINNIKNSDK from the coding sequence ATGCTATTGATTCTGTTTTCTTCAATTTTCATCATTCCTGTTTTAATGGGTTGGGGAAAAATCATTGAAAATGTATCAGGGATTTTATTTCAGGGAATCTCAGGAAAAATTCTATCCGGAATTCTGGGAATAAGCCTGGTATGGACAGTTCTTTCTTTTTTTTATCCTCTAAATATTTATGTAGAAACAGCGTCAATACTATTGGGATTATTATTTTTCTTTAAAAACAGGCTCTACCAGGAGTTCTATCAGTTTTCAAGGAAAGATTTTGCATTATTGAGCGCGGGCTCTCTTATTATTATTTTTGCAGGTTCATTTTATCCTTATATATTAGATCATTTCGGGTATTATATTCCCACACTGAAATGGCTTACAGAATATGGATTGGTAAAAGGAATTTCAAATGTAGATCTCACACTGGGGCAAATGTCTGTCTGGCATATTTTTCAGGCTGGGTTTTCCAATTTTTCTGATCCGTTTTTAAGAATCAATGTTGTATTACTGATTATTTACACCATTTATATCATCGAAAGAAAAAACTGGATACACCTTTGTTTTCTACCGGTTTTATTATTGTTTTCACAATCTCCAAGCCCGGATCTTCCTGTTATTATTTTTTCATTGATCATCTTAAATGAAATGATAGCCGGAAACAGAAATACAACCCTTCTTTTTGCCTTTTCTGTTTTTGTTTTTGCTATAAAACCTACGATGATATGGCTGCCCATATTAGTATTCTCAAGTTCTGTTTTTATTTTCAAAAATAATTTCAAACCATTGCTTTTAGGAATTCTGATTCTCTTCCTTTTTTTTATTAAAAATATATGGACATTTGGTTTTCCCATTTTCCCCATAGCAATAGGTGATCTGGATGTATTCTGGAAACCCAATCCGGAAGTTTTGAAAACCTCCTCCCAATTTGCTGTCATGAAGACGTATGATATGCAGTACACCTATGAAGAAATTCAAAAATTTTCACTGGCAGATCATATTAAAAACTGGTTCTTTCTTGAAGGAATTAAATCAAAAATCAATATCCTCTTTATCCTGAGTCTAATTATTTTCTCTGTATTTGCCTGGATAAAAAAGAAAAAACTCATCACCCTGATCTGTATTTCTTTGCTGATAAAAAGTATATCGATCCTTGCCTTTTCCGCTCAATACAGATTTTTCATAGATGTTTTTTTTGTGATATTCTTTGTTCTGTTTCAAGAATATTTTAATCGCAAGAAATCCATTATTGTCTTTTCGGTTTTAAGCTTATTTTTTATTTCAATGTTATTTTTTCCGGCATTGATTCAAAAATATATTCCGAGCTTCAGAGTGGGAAGTTTTATGACAAGTTTTCAAAAAGAGCAGCTTTATAAGCCTTCAACTTACGAATACCATCAGTTTAATACATTTAAAATCGGTAATTTAAAATTTAATGTTTCTCGCAATTACCCTTACAGTTTTGACACTCCTCTTCCTGCCGTTACCCCATTCTATATTTTTGATGATGTAAAAGCGGGTATTTTCCCTCAACTTTTAGACAAAAATGATCTCAAGAAAGGATTCATCTGGAAAAAAATGACTTCAGAAGAAAAAAAGGAAGCCCAAAAGGTTATCAATAATATCAAAAACAGTGATAAATAG
- a CDS encoding YMGG-like glycine zipper-containing protein, translated as MRKIVLAGFLSVFLMTACKKDDSVAEKSLEAQKLEFQARQLEIEKQKLAIEKEKMVYEAQKKADSISETKKARAAAENNSRPQVIRETRTIYRDRNSNSGSSGSSNGSYANNGSGTSQGTTQKKGWSKAAKGTVIGTVGGAAAGALIAKKNRGLGAVIGGVVGGATGYTIGRSQDRKDGRVQPR; from the coding sequence ATGAGAAAGATAGTATTAGCAGGTTTTTTATCCGTCTTTTTGATGACGGCCTGCAAGAAAGACGACAGCGTTGCCGAGAAATCACTGGAAGCACAGAAACTTGAATTTCAGGCCAGACAACTGGAAATAGAAAAACAAAAGCTGGCGATTGAAAAAGAAAAAATGGTCTATGAAGCCCAGAAAAAAGCAGACAGTATATCTGAAACCAAAAAAGCAAGAGCTGCTGCTGAAAATAATTCAAGACCACAGGTTATCAGAGAAACAAGAACAATATATAGAGACAGAAACTCAAATTCCGGTTCATCAGGAAGCAGCAATGGAAGTTATGCCAATAACGGAAGTGGAACTTCACAGGGAACTACTCAGAAAAAAGGATGGAGTAAAGCTGCTAAAGGAACTGTAATTGGTACTGTAGGTGGAGCCGCTGCCGGAGCCCTGATTGCTAAGAAAAACAGAGGACTGGGAGCTGTAATTGGTGGTGTTGTAGGTGGTGCTACAGGGTATACCATTGGGAGATCACAAGATAGAAAAGACGGAAGGGTACAACCACGTTAA
- a CDS encoding glycosyltransferase family 2 protein: MINFSILIANYNNGKYFKECYESLISQTYENWEVIIVDDASTDDSVEIIQSLIQNDPRFKLYHNAMNKGCGFTKAACMKYAQGDLCAYLDPDDALYPEALEKTAQEFVDRDDLAAVYSQMMLCDENLTHKRVYAGTKQIYNNRHFFNCPIQFAHFFAFKKEIYSRTTGINPNLKNAVDQDLYLKILEQGEAKFIREPLYLYRLHSNGISQDKAKLSAKESFARVIHETMKRRGIKSINNQIVPEVFTNSQEIYDLLSYQTKKVHRLISKIKVTLDNI; this comes from the coding sequence GTGATAAATTTTTCTATACTTATAGCAAACTATAATAATGGAAAGTATTTTAAGGAATGCTATGAGTCATTAATCAGCCAAACCTACGAAAATTGGGAAGTGATTATTGTTGACGACGCCTCTACAGATGATTCGGTAGAGATTATACAGTCTCTTATCCAGAATGATCCCCGCTTCAAACTCTATCATAATGCAATGAATAAAGGTTGTGGCTTTACAAAAGCCGCCTGTATGAAATATGCTCAGGGAGATTTGTGCGCGTATTTAGATCCTGATGATGCACTTTATCCGGAAGCATTGGAAAAAACAGCCCAGGAATTCGTTGACAGAGATGATCTTGCTGCCGTTTATTCCCAAATGATGCTATGTGATGAAAACCTTACTCATAAAAGAGTATATGCCGGCACCAAGCAGATTTACAATAACCGTCATTTTTTCAACTGTCCAATTCAGTTTGCACATTTCTTTGCATTTAAAAAAGAAATCTATTCAAGAACAACAGGGATTAATCCGAATTTAAAAAATGCAGTAGATCAGGATCTGTATTTAAAAATATTAGAACAGGGAGAAGCTAAATTCATCAGAGAACCTTTATATTTATACAGGCTGCACTCCAATGGAATTTCCCAGGATAAAGCTAAGCTAAGCGCAAAAGAATCGTTTGCCAGAGTGATACATGAGACGATGAAGAGACGGGGAATCAAATCTATCAATAACCAGATTGTTCCTGAGGTTTTCACCAATTCACAGGAAATTTATGACCTCCTTAGTTATCAGACTAAAAAGGTGCACCGGTTAATCAGTAAAATAAAAGTCACCCTAGATAATATATAA
- a CDS encoding RDD family protein, with the protein MRKYLVVVDRNRAQKGVRLANFIIDRLVITLTFLTFGFIAALIFNLTNNDFFINLAYKMSEVNRFLDILITSLIYFIYTFLIEYFTKGRSVGKYITGSKVICIDGTEPTFNDYLIRNISRIVPFDALSFLGENGWHDKWSETRVINIKNYQAEIQAKSEIEALGNKEIA; encoded by the coding sequence ATGAGAAAATATCTAGTCGTTGTAGACAGAAACAGAGCCCAAAAGGGGGTAAGACTTGCTAATTTTATTATTGACAGACTTGTCATTACTCTTACCTTTCTTACTTTCGGATTTATTGCTGCCTTAATATTCAATCTTACCAATAATGATTTTTTCATTAATCTTGCTTATAAAATGTCAGAAGTAAATAGATTTCTGGATATACTGATAACCTCTTTAATCTATTTTATATACACTTTTCTTATAGAATATTTTACAAAAGGCAGATCCGTTGGTAAGTATATTACCGGAAGTAAAGTCATTTGTATCGATGGTACTGAGCCTACTTTCAATGATTATCTGATCAGAAACATTTCCAGAATTGTTCCTTTTGATGCCCTTTCTTTTTTGGGAGAAAATGGCTGGCATGATAAATGGAGTGAAACAAGAGTTATTAACATTAAAAATTATCAAGCTGAAATTCAAGCAAAAAGCGAAATCGAGGCTCTTGGGAATAAAGAAATTGCTTAA
- a CDS encoding DUF4403 family protein has protein sequence MKFVKILFLVIGISAFGQTSVDNQLAAYNFPKIKSSITMPVTIPLSELSNMINASVKDLVYQDDSYTDNNNDQFKVKVWKTRPIRLVGGISQNLLIEVPLKIWAEKGIGTLGVYTYQNTTFETVMSFNTTVTFKNNWTITTNTQPNGFRWVTKPVLDYGRIQIPITSIVEKSLKEQQEKFCKTIDQQMATQLNFQQYALMAWNTFLQPFNISEEYNTWLKVSPVGVNITPLKFYGNQINATLGVDIYSETFTGNKPVASSPVTSVANFNSTPTVADKFILQTTANIPFTEASNMARKTFLNKEFDIRDSKVKVTDIRVYGVDNRVVIEAQTDGYIKGTAIISGIPVYDDAKRKIVLSETKFKLKTTNILQKTASLLFQGKIVKMIEEEYGIPTQELEETSRKSIEEAFNKEYYKGLKMNGKVFNLKPSKILLSNTGITAVIDTNASLKLLVNGF, from the coding sequence TTGAAATTCGTTAAAATATTATTTTTAGTAATAGGTATCAGCGCTTTTGGTCAAACCAGTGTTGATAATCAGCTGGCGGCCTATAATTTCCCAAAGATAAAATCCAGTATTACAATGCCTGTAACGATTCCTCTTTCGGAACTGAGCAATATGATCAATGCTTCTGTGAAAGACCTCGTTTATCAGGATGACTCTTATACTGACAATAATAATGATCAGTTTAAAGTAAAAGTATGGAAAACCAGACCTATTCGTCTTGTTGGCGGAATCAGTCAAAATTTACTGATTGAAGTTCCTTTAAAAATATGGGCAGAAAAAGGGATCGGAACTTTGGGAGTATATACTTATCAGAATACTACTTTCGAAACCGTAATGTCATTCAACACAACAGTTACTTTTAAGAATAACTGGACCATTACCACCAATACACAACCCAATGGCTTCAGATGGGTAACAAAACCCGTTCTCGATTACGGAAGAATACAGATTCCCATTACCTCTATTGTTGAAAAAAGTTTAAAAGAGCAGCAGGAAAAATTCTGTAAGACGATAGATCAGCAAATGGCTACACAGCTGAATTTCCAGCAATATGCTTTAATGGCCTGGAATACATTTCTGCAGCCTTTCAATATATCAGAAGAATATAATACATGGCTGAAAGTAAGCCCGGTGGGAGTGAATATTACTCCTTTGAAATTTTATGGAAATCAGATCAATGCTACGCTTGGTGTTGATATTTATTCCGAAACTTTTACAGGAAATAAACCTGTAGCTTCTTCACCTGTAACCAGCGTTGCCAATTTCAATTCCACTCCTACTGTTGCGGATAAATTTATTTTACAGACTACAGCCAATATCCCTTTTACAGAGGCAAGCAATATGGCAAGAAAAACATTTCTGAATAAAGAATTTGATATCCGCGATTCTAAAGTGAAAGTAACAGACATCAGAGTATATGGCGTTGATAACAGAGTGGTGATTGAGGCTCAGACCGATGGTTATATAAAAGGTACCGCTATTATTTCCGGGATTCCGGTGTATGATGATGCAAAAAGAAAAATTGTTTTATCTGAGACCAAATTTAAACTGAAAACGACCAACATTCTTCAAAAAACAGCTTCTCTCCTATTCCAGGGAAAAATTGTAAAAATGATTGAAGAAGAATATGGTATTCCAACCCAGGAACTGGAAGAAACATCAAGAAAAAGTATTGAAGAAGCTTTTAATAAAGAATATTACAAAGGGTTAAAGATGAACGGGAAAGTCTTCAATCTGAAACCTAGCAAAATTCTACTTAGCAATACCGGAATTACAGCCGTGATTGATACAAATGCTTCATTAAAATTACTGGTCAACGGATTTTAA